In Microcoleus sp. FACHB-831, one genomic interval encodes:
- a CDS encoding WD40 repeat domain-containing protein: MPENPNQPREYDAVLGGDRPPPINAVVLGGLEGVKRRLASTQEAQRILALNDALKYGESGLDLVIQALQDKSGGVRRAANSLLRTKTETKVKIALEKYNPYQFFECLHTFEGHSLGVNSVAIAPNGKTVVSGSGDETIKVWDIETGECQRTLYGHSEDIVSLAIAPNSKTIVSGSMHYTIKVWDIMTGNCQRTLEMDSDLFSVAIAPNGKTIVSGSYDNAIKVWDIETGECQRTLHGHSSYVSSVAISPDGKTIVSGSRDKTIKVWDILTSKSLGTLHGHSDVVRSVAIDPNAKTIISASDDKTIKVWDILTGKSLGTLHGHSEDVVSVAIAPDAKTIVSGSKDNTIFVWGLVTGESLRTLEGHLDAVTSVAIAPDGRTIVSGSYDKTIKVWGMR, from the coding sequence ATGCCAGAAAATCCCAATCAACCGAGAGAATACGATGCTGTATTGGGAGGCGATCGCCCGCCTCCAATTAATGCTGTTGTCTTAGGCGGGTTAGAAGGTGTGAAGAGACGCTTGGCTAGTACACAAGAAGCGCAAAGAATTCTCGCACTAAACGATGCCCTCAAATATGGTGAATCAGGCTTGGATTTGGTGATTCAAGCCTTGCAGGATAAATCGGGGGGGGTAAGGCGGGCAGCAAATTCGCTACTGCGGACAAAAACAGAAACTAAAGTCAAAATTGCTTTAGAAAAATACAATCCTTATCAATTTTTTGAGTGTCTTCACACCTTCGAGGGGCATTCATTGGGTGTTAATTCCGTAGCAATAGCCCCGAATGGTAAAACTGTTGTCAGTGGCAGTGGCGACGAGACTATTAAAGTCTGGGATATAGAGACAGGCGAGTGTCAGCGCACGCTATATGGGCATTCAGAGGATATTGTTTCCCTAGCAATAGCCCCCAATAGTAAAACTATTGTCAGTGGCAGTATGCACTACACCATCAAAGTGTGGGATATTATGACGGGCAACTGCCAGCGCACGCTAGAGATGGATTCAGATCTTTTTTCTGTAGCAATAGCCCCGAATGGTAAAACTATTGTCAGTGGCAGTTACGACAACGCCATCAAAGTTTGGGATATAGAAACAGGCGAGTGCCAGCGAACGCTACATGGGCATTCATCCTATGTTAGTTCCGTAGCCATATCCCCGGATGGTAAAACTATTGTCAGTGGCAGTAGGGACAAGACTATCAAAGTGTGGGATATTCTGACGAGCAAGTCTTTGGGCACGCTACATGGGCATTCAGACGTTGTTCGTTCTGTAGCAATAGACCCGAATGCTAAAACTATTATCAGTGCTAGTGATGACAAGACTATCAAAGTGTGGGATATTCTGACGGGCAAGTCTTTGGGCACGCTACATGGGCATTCAGAGGATGTTGTTTCCGTAGCAATAGCCCCGGATGCTAAAACTATTGTTAGTGGCAGTAAAGACAACACCATCTTCGTGTGGGGTCTGGTGACAGGCGAGTCACTTCGCACGCTAGAGGGGCATTTAGACGCTGTTACTTCCGTAGCAATAGCGCCGGATGGAAGGACTATTGTTAGTGGCAGTTACGACAAGACTATCAAAGTGTGGGGAATGAGATAA
- a CDS encoding pentapeptide repeat-containing protein: MPENPNQPRDDDAVLGGKNPAPIGSVVLGGLEGVKMRLAIAPTVEQKVAALSEALKYGLAGLDLVIQALQDSSQQVCDTASSLLQKQRHPKADLALRAYRVQQLPKRYAAGERDFKKLDLYGAKLSETNLSQANLSEANLRGADLRQADLSRALVRETDLSRADLNRADLSRADLYGANLSRAKLNDANLSRANLSWANLSDANLMGANLSDVNLSNANLSDANLCGANLSSAKLSGADLSGAIYNAETRFTKGFSPKNSGAVYSN, from the coding sequence ATGCCAGAAAATCCCAATCAACCGAGAGATGACGATGCTGTTCTTGGGGGTAAAAACCCTGCGCCTATTGGCAGCGTCGTCTTGGGGGGGCTGGAAGGAGTTAAAATGCGGTTGGCGATCGCACCTACTGTCGAGCAAAAAGTTGCAGCACTTTCTGAAGCGCTAAAATATGGACTCGCTGGCTTAGATTTGGTAATTCAAGCCTTGCAAGATTCTTCACAACAAGTGTGCGATACTGCATCTTCCTTACTCCAGAAGCAGCGACATCCAAAAGCCGACCTAGCATTACGCGCCTACCGCGTGCAGCAACTACCCAAGCGTTATGCAGCAGGAGAGCGCGATTTTAAAAAATTAGACCTTTATGGCGCAAAACTCAGCGAAACTAACCTCAGTCAGGCTAACCTCAGCGAAGCTAACCTGAGAGGGGCAGATCTCAGACAAGCTGACTTGAGTCGCGCGTTGGTGAGAGAGACAGACTTGAGTAGAGCAGATCTAAATAGAGCAGACTTGAGTAGGGCAGACCTTTATGGGGCAAACCTGAGTCGGGCTAAATTGAACGATGCGAACCTGAGTCGGGCTAATTTGAGTTGGGCTAATTTAAGCGACGCCAACTTAATGGGGGCTAACTTAAGCGATGTCAACTTAAGCAATGCCAATTTGAGCGACGCCAACCTGTGCGGGGCTAACTTGAGTAGTGCTAAACTGAGCGGGGCAGATTTGAGCGGGGCTATTTACAACGCAGAAACCAGATTTACCAAAGGTTTTAGCCCCAAAAATAGCGGTGCAGTTTATTCAAATTAA